In the Clostridium sporogenes genome, one interval contains:
- a CDS encoding YbaK/EbsC family protein has protein sequence MSLEQVKKQFKDKNLNLKILEFDKSTATVELAAKTVGVEPGQIAKTLAFHVKGEDILIVAKGDARVDNKKFKTYFNGKGKMMTPEMVLKVTGHSIGGVCPFGLKTSINIYLDESLKKFEKVYPAAGNSNTAVEITLNELGRITNGVWIDVCK, from the coding sequence ATGAGTTTAGAACAGGTAAAAAAACAATTTAAAGATAAAAATTTAAATCTTAAAATCTTAGAATTTGATAAAAGTACAGCTACAGTAGAATTAGCAGCAAAGACTGTAGGTGTAGAACCAGGACAAATAGCAAAAACATTAGCTTTTCATGTTAAAGGAGAAGACATACTTATAGTAGCTAAAGGGGATGCTAGAGTAGATAATAAAAAATTTAAAACTTATTTTAATGGAAAAGGAAAAATGATGACTCCAGAGATGGTACTTAAAGTGACAGGTCATTCTATTGGAGGTGTATGCCCTTTTGGGCTTAAAACCTCAATAAATATATATTTAGATGAATCATTAAAAAAATTTGAAAAAGTTTATCCAGCAGCAGGAAATTCAAACACAGCAGTGGAAATAACTCTAAATGAATTAGGAAGAATAACTAATGGAGTATGGATTGATGTGTGTAAATAG
- a CDS encoding ATP-binding cassette domain-containing protein, protein MITVTNLSLRYGDKKLFEDVNLKFTPGNCYGVIGANGAGKSTFLKILSGEIEANTGDVSIQPGVRMSILKQDHFKYDEFPVLETVIMGNERLYQIMKEKDAIYAKTPFTDEDGIKASELEGEFADLNGWEAEAEASSLLQGLGISTELHEKNMKDLSGSEKVKVLLAQALFGNPGVLILDEPTNHLDIKSVNWLEEFLINFEGTVIVVSHDRHFLNKVCTHMADVDFGKIKLYVGNYDFWYESSQLALQMAKDQNKKKEEKIKELQEFIARFSANASKSKQATSRKKLLDKIDLDNIQPSSRKYPYIAFKPEREVGNDILRVEGLTKTIDGTKVLDNISFIIGKDDKIAFVGDELSITTLFKIISGELEADSGSYKWGITITTAYFPKDNSKYFNDVDLNLVDWLRQYSEEKSESYLRGFLGRMLFSGEEALKEVKVLSGGEKVRCMLSRMMLNNANVIILDQPTNHLDLESITALNNGLMDYKSNILFTSHDHQFIQTIANRIIEVSPTKFVDKKVTYDEYLESK, encoded by the coding sequence TTGATTACAGTAACAAATTTAAGTTTAAGATATGGGGATAAAAAACTTTTTGAAGATGTAAACCTTAAATTCACACCAGGTAACTGTTATGGTGTTATAGGTGCTAATGGTGCGGGCAAAAGTACCTTTTTAAAAATTTTATCTGGAGAAATAGAGGCTAATACTGGAGATGTATCTATACAGCCAGGAGTTAGAATGTCTATTTTAAAACAAGATCATTTTAAATACGATGAATTTCCTGTTTTAGAAACAGTTATAATGGGAAATGAAAGACTTTATCAAATAATGAAAGAAAAAGATGCTATATATGCTAAAACTCCTTTTACTGATGAAGATGGCATAAAAGCCTCTGAACTAGAAGGAGAATTTGCAGACTTAAACGGTTGGGAAGCGGAAGCAGAAGCTTCATCCTTACTTCAAGGCTTAGGAATAAGCACAGAACTTCACGAAAAAAATATGAAGGATTTATCCGGTAGCGAAAAGGTAAAAGTACTACTGGCTCAAGCATTATTCGGTAATCCTGGAGTGCTTATACTAGATGAACCTACTAACCACTTAGATATAAAATCTGTGAACTGGCTTGAAGAATTCTTAATAAATTTTGAAGGAACAGTTATTGTAGTATCCCATGATAGACATTTCTTAAATAAAGTATGTACTCACATGGCAGATGTTGACTTTGGTAAAATCAAACTATATGTAGGGAACTATGATTTTTGGTATGAATCTAGCCAATTAGCGCTTCAAATGGCTAAAGATCAAAACAAGAAAAAAGAAGAAAAAATAAAAGAGCTGCAGGAATTCATTGCTCGTTTTAGTGCTAATGCATCTAAATCTAAGCAAGCCACTTCACGTAAAAAATTATTAGATAAAATCGATTTAGATAACATACAACCTTCTAGTAGAAAATATCCTTACATAGCCTTTAAGCCCGAAAGAGAAGTTGGTAATGATATATTAAGAGTAGAGGGTTTAACTAAAACTATAGACGGAACAAAAGTATTGGATAATATAAGCTTTATAATAGGTAAAGATGATAAAATAGCCTTTGTAGGAGATGAACTATCTATAACTACTTTATTTAAAATAATATCTGGTGAATTAGAAGCAGATAGTGGTAGTTACAAATGGGGTATAACTATAACAACAGCCTATTTTCCAAAGGATAACTCCAAATATTTTAATGATGTAGATTTAAATCTAGTAGATTGGTTAAGACAATACTCAGAAGAAAAATCTGAAAGCTATTTACGTGGATTCCTAGGAAGAATGCTATTCTCTGGTGAAGAGGCCTTAAAAGAGGTTAAAGTTCTATCTGGTGGAGAAAAGGTTAGATGTATGCTATCAAGAATGATGCTAAATAATGCTAATGTAATTATATTAGATCAACCAACTAACCACTTAGACCTAGAATCTATAACTGCACTAAATAACGGTTTAATGGACTATAAGAGTAACATATTATTTACTTCTCATGATCATCAATTTATACAAACTATAGCCAATAGAATCATAGAAGTATCTCCAACAAAATTTGTTGATAAAAAGGTTACTTATGATGAATATTTAGAAAGCAAATAA